A region from the Alnus glutinosa chromosome 5, dhAlnGlut1.1, whole genome shotgun sequence genome encodes:
- the LOC133869175 gene encoding multiprotein-bridging factor 1c-like has product MVLNRFGSRYQALLSGAPVQKIRKADAGSNKKVAPAVNARNLDEAASLDRVSSNVRQAIQKARLEKKMSQADQAKQINERPQVVQEYENGKAVPNQAVLTKMEKVLGVKLRGKTGK; this is encoded by the coding sequence ATGGTGCTCAACAGGTTTGGGAGCCGATACCAGGCCCTACTCTCCGGGGCTCCGGTGCAGAAGATCAGGAAGGCCGACGCCGGTTCCAACAAGAAGGTGGCTCCGGCCGTCAACGCGAGAAATCTGGACGAGGCGGCGTCGCTGGACCGGGTCTCATCGAATGTGAGGCAGGCGATACAGAAGGCGCGGCTGGAGAAGAAGATGAGCCAAGCGGATCAGGCCAAGCAGATCAACGAGAGGCCTCAGGTGGTCCAAGAGTACGAGAACGGGAAGGCCGTGCCGAACCAGGCCGTACTGACGAAGATGGAGAAGGTTCTGGGCGTAAAGCTGAGGGGAAAGACTGGAAAGTGA